The Erpetoichthys calabaricus chromosome 13, fErpCal1.3, whole genome shotgun sequence genome has a window encoding:
- the nutf2l gene encoding nuclear transport factor 2, like isoform X1, translated as MTDMVTCNPLLSHWLFLSASFENGVIQFVFPFKESAICSITPKKSKVNLVGVFTLSSAFGCSFRKTDSSCLTWEGEGFCGKNAILQKLTQLPFEKVQHSITAEDHQPTPDSCVISMVVGQVKVDNDPVMGFHQLFHLKNVNSKWICTNDMFRLSLHNFG; from the exons ATGACGGACATGGTCACGTGCAACCCGCTTCTATCCCATTGGCTGTTTCTCTCAGCGAGTTTTGAAAACGGCGTCATCCAGTTTGTCTTTCCGTTCAAGGAAAGCGCGATTTGCAGCATCACCCCGAAGAAAAGTAAAGTCAATTTAGTCGGTGTATTCACGTTATCTTCAGCGTTTGGCTGCAGTTTTCGAAAG ACTGATTCCTCTTGCTTAACATgggaaggcgaaggtttttgtGGAAAGAATGCAATACTTCAAAAGTTAACT CAATTACCGTTTGAGAAAGTTCAACACAGCATCACTGCGGAAGATCATCAGCCCACACCTGACAGTTGTGTTATCAGCATGGTGGTCGGACAGGTTAAA gtgGATAATGATCCTGTCATGGGTTTTCATCAGCTGTTTCATCTAAAGAATGTTAACAGCAAATGGATTTGCACTAATGATATGTTCAGATTGTCTCTTCATAATTTTGGGTAA
- the nutf2l gene encoding nuclear transport factor 2, like isoform X2: MDGTGPVWQQIGSSFVQHYYRCFDTNRLLLGDLYTDSSCLTWEGEGFCGKNAILQKLTQLPFEKVQHSITAEDHQPTPDSCVISMVVGQVKVDNDPVMGFHQLFHLKNVNSKWICTNDMFRLSLHNFG, translated from the exons ATGGACGGCACCGGGCCAGTGTGGCAGCAGATCGGTTCCAGCTTTGTGCAGCACTACTATCGGTGTTTCGACACGAACCGATTACTTCTGGGAGACCTTTAC ACTGATTCCTCTTGCTTAACATgggaaggcgaaggtttttgtGGAAAGAATGCAATACTTCAAAAGTTAACT CAATTACCGTTTGAGAAAGTTCAACACAGCATCACTGCGGAAGATCATCAGCCCACACCTGACAGTTGTGTTATCAGCATGGTGGTCGGACAGGTTAAA gtgGATAATGATCCTGTCATGGGTTTTCATCAGCTGTTTCATCTAAAGAATGTTAACAGCAAATGGATTTGCACTAATGATATGTTCAGATTGTCTCTTCATAATTTTGGGTAA